A genomic window from Silene latifolia isolate original U9 population chromosome Y, ASM4854445v1, whole genome shotgun sequence includes:
- the LOC141631892 gene encoding uncharacterized protein LOC141631892: MRFAKEDFTLRAMLLCTINDFPAYGNLSGYSVKGKKACPICDDATVAPRLTYSRKNVYTGHRRFLSRYHPYRRMKKAFNGENESGMAPIPLEGDEVYEQVKDISVVFGKPNKFEKNAKYKKKSIFWNLPYWKHMSVRHCIDIMHVEKNVAESLIGTRLTFRERLKMATSKVIDPDTLDKLQADIVETLCQFEMYFPPSFFDISVHLVVHLVREAKLLGPVHLRDMYAFERYMGVLKGYTTNRYRPDASIVEGYIAAESRHEGRLEGKGTIGAKWVSLKSQELNDAHFLVLQHLTEAHPYIEEHMRILKLKYPKKNYKWLVEEHNRSFVKWFRVKVLDELSCTPNEVGETVKWLAYGPNTEVKSYEGYDINGYCFYTKRQDNKSTMQNSGVTLVASSTEFSSGTPTCNQMSYYGIIEDIWELQYTTFMIPLFKCKWAENKKGVRVDEYGFTLVDFSTQGYKNEPLIMASQAKQVFYISDPANDKWCVVLQGKRRILGVDNVVDEEEYDEFDDIPPFSEGLPSMPVEDNLETNYVRVDHNEGIWEDRDQAGN, encoded by the exons TGTGATGACGCAACCGTAGCTCCTCGGCTCACCTATAGCCGCAAGAATGTTTATACTGGCCATCGAAGATTTTTGTCTCGATACCACCCTTATCGTAGGATGAAGAAGGCATTCAATGGAGAGAACGAGAGTGGAATGGCACCTATTCCACTAGAGGGAGATGAAGTATATGAACAAGTCAAAGATATTAGTGTTGTTTTTGGAAAGcctaataaatttgaaaagaatGCTAAATATAAGAAGAAGTCTATATTCTGGAATCTTCCATATTGGAAACACATGTCAGTGAGACATTGTATAGACATCATGCATGTAGAAAAGAATGTTGCCGAAAGTCTTATCGGGACTCGCTTAACATTCCGGGAAAGACTAAAGATGGCTACAAG CAAGGTGATTGATCCTGACACACTAGACAAGCTGCAAGCTGATATTGTTGAAACCTTGTGTCAATTCGAGATGTATTTTCCCCCTTCTTTCTTTGATATTTCGGTGCATTTGGTTGTTCATTTGGTTAGAGAGGCTAAACTTTTGGGTCCCGTACATTTAAGAGATATGTATGCATTTGAGCGATATATGGGAGTTTTGAAAGGGTACACTACCAATAGATATAGGCCAGATGCTAGTATTGTCGAAGGATACATAGCAGCAGAG TCTCGACATGAAGGGAGGCTTGAGGGTAAAGGTACTATCGGAGCGAAATGGGTATCACTTAAATCCCAAGAGCTTAATGATGCTCACTTTCTTGTCTTACAACATCTGACAGAAGCTCATCCTTACATAGAGGAGCACATGAGAATATTGAAGTTAAAATACCCTAAAAAAAATTACAAGTGGTTGGTTGAAGAACACAACAGGTCTTTTGtaaaatggtttagggttaaagTACTTGATGAGTTATCGTGTACACCAAATGAAGTTGGTGAAACTGTTAAATGGTTAGCTTATGGCCCCAATACTGAAGTAAAATCATATGAAGGTTATGATATTAATGGGTATTGTTTTTATACCAAGCGTCAAGATAACAAGAGTACAATGCAGAATAGTGGAGTTACTTTAGTAGCTTCTTCTACTGAATTTAGCAGTGGTACACCTACTTGTAATCAAATGTCATATTATGGGATTATTGAGGACATATGGGAACTTCAGTATACAACATTCATGATTCCATTGTTTAAATGCAAATGGGCTGAAAATAAGAAAGGTGTTCGTGTAGACGAGTATGGCTTCACACTGGTTGATTTTAGTACGCAAGGTTACAAGAATGAGCCTCTTATTATGGCTTCGCAGGCAAAACAAGTGTTCTATATTTCAGATCCAGCGAATGATAAGTGGTGTGTTGTACTTCAAGGCAAGAGACGTATTCTTGGAGTGGATAATGTAGTGGACGAGGAAGAATATGATGAATTTGATGATATTCCTCCATTTTCGGAGGGTTTGCCTTCAATGCCTGTTGAAGATAACTTGGAAACTAATTATGTACGAGTGGATCATAATGAGGGTATCTGGGAAGATAGAGATCAAGCAGGAAATTAA